The nucleotide sequence AACGTAGGCCTGTCCGTCGCATCACGCGTCTCCCGTGGGCAACGTCCATGGGCCACGACGCATCGCGCGGGACAGCATGGCCGCGGCACGCTGGCTGGGGTTCACCAGTTTCTGTGCTTTCGGGTCCCATGTGATCTTTTCGCCGGTGCGAACGGCAATGTCACACAGGTGGCTGATGATGTCGCTGCGGACGGCGTCGTTCAGGTTGGAGACTGCGGCGTTTGGATCATCGTTTTTCACCGCTTGGATGAAGTTGGCTTGATGATGATTGCTGACCACCAGTTGGTTGTGTTCCGGGGCCAACGATTGTGTCAGCAGGCCGGGATCGCTGGCGGCGTTGCGGTCCTTGGCTCGCGCGACATCGATCCAACCGTCTTCACCAATGAACTTGGTGCTGTCGGCTCCGGGGCGAAACGTGACCGGAATGTCGCCCAGTTGGATCTTCATGTCCCAGTTATAGACGCAATCGTATAAGCCATCGGATGGGATTTCGCCCGTGCCTTCGACGACGATGGGGCCACTAGGATCGGCATCGCAGCCCCAGACCATGATGTCCAGCGGATGAGCCCCCCAGCCGGCCAAGTAGCCGATCGACTGATCATAAATCCAATAGCTTCCCGGCGGCTTGCAGCGGTCGACGGTATAGGAGGTCATTGGTGCGGGACCGATCCACATTTCATAATCCAGCCCGTCGGGAACATCCGATCCTTCGGTGATCCCGCCTGCGCCGCCATTGGGACAGACGACTTCGATGGATTGTATTTTTCCGATGGCTCCGCGACGCACTTGTTCGCAGCCTTGACGGCAATGAGCCAGACTGCGTTGTTGGGTTCCGTATTGGAAAACGACGCCTTGTTCGTTGAAGACCTTTTGACAGGCGAGGACTTGGTCAATTGACAACCCCAGTGGCTTTTCCACATAAGCACTCTTGCCGGCCTGTGCCGCCATGATCGCGATGGGGACGTGCCAGTGATCGGGGGTGGCGACGACAACGGCATCGATGTCGTCACGAGCCAAAAGGTCACGAAAGTCTTGGTAGGATTCGCCGCCGATGACTTTCGCGATCATGTCGCGTCGGTCGCGATAACAATCCGAAACGGCAACGCTTTGAGCGTCGGGGACACTGCGGATTCCGTTCAAAATTCCTCGTCCGCGCCCGCCGACGCCGATGTGTCCGACGGTGATGCGGTCGCTGGCCGGTGGCGTGTTCGTGTCGCCCAACGCGGTGCTGGTGATTACATACGGGGCGGCCGCAGTTGCGGCGGTGATCGCAGTGCTTGCTTTTAGAAAATCACGACGTGTGGGTGACGTGTTCTGCTTGGTCAAAACCTTTTGAGACTTCATGGGAGTGCTCCGTCGGGATTCGCGTCAGTTTGGCGGGGGATGGAGGTGGGGGAGTCTGGGGCGAGGGGATGCCTCAATCGGCGATACCACATTGCCGAAGATAATCGACGCTGCGTTGCAGGATGTTTTCGTCGCCGATGATTTCCAGCGTGGAAGATTCGATGGATGCGTCTTTCAAAGCGTCACAAACGCCACGAATGTCGATCACACCATCGCCCAAGGCGATTGTTGAGAACCCGCAGCCGAACATTTCGCCGCGTTTGGGCTCCCACTGGGCTTCCAAGTCTTTCCAGTGGACGTGATAGATTTTGTCTTGAAAGGTTTTCGCCATCGCCACCGGGTCCGCACCGCCAAGCCATGAGTTTCCGGTGTCCAGATTGATTCCCAGCGCGTCAGGGTTTCCCAAGCGATCCATCACGTCTTGTAAGCCCTGGATGCTGTCGGTGATCGGGCCGTGAGGTTCCAACAATACGCGGACCCCATAGTCGCCCGCCATTTTCAGCGGCGTGTATAGCTTTTCGGCGACGACGAAGACCTGTTCGGCATAGCTGAGACTCTTGGCCCAATCCGATCGCGGGTCCATGTCGGTCGTTACCACATCTTTGATGCCGATCGCCGCGGCGAATTGGACGGCTTTGATGATCTCCGACGTTCCGTAGATGCCCGGGTTGCTGGGTTCCAGCAGTCCCGCATGGGCGCAAACGGTCGATGGCACGATGTCATACTTTTCGAACAATCGCTTCACTTCGAACGGATTGTCATCCAGGCTAATGGTCGGCGAAAAACCCGCGGTGCCTAACATGCTGCCGCCCGCATTGGTGTCGGTGATGTCGGCGCAGTCAAAGCCCATTGCTTTGGCGCGTTGCAGTTGAACTTCCACGCTTGCGAAAGGTTCAATCAATAGGAAGACACCGATTTTCATCGTCGGACTTTATGGTCGAAGGGGTGGTGATGGGAAAGGATCGTTCAGAGAACCGTTTGGCATCGCTTTGCCTGTTGCAGCCCAATAGGTTCCACGTCGCAGCAAAGTGCCAAAGCCAGGCGTGTCCATCTGTTTGGCGGCGTGGCCCAATAACAGCGTGAAGCTGTGGCCGGATCCAAACGTATCGGCCAACGCGACCGGCTCGAATTCGCCGGAACCGCGGATGCGAGGATCGGAATAAGCGGATGCCAAGACCGTCACACCGTCTTGGATACCGGATCGATGCCACAGTTCGTCGTGGATTGGAAAGTCGTCCATGCCTGTGGTGATCGGATGGTCGCTTGCATCAATGCGCACCACAAATTCGTGTGGTGGGCCGTGGCCGGTTTGCCCCGCTTGCCATGTCGCCAGCGTCAACTGTTGATACTCGGGCCAGTCGGCAAATGATGATGATCCCGCATGAACGACGACGTGTCCGCCACCGTTGCGAACGAAATCCAGATAGGCCTTGCGAGTCTGCGGGGGCCAGTCGCCCGTTGCCTTATCGCCACGGCCAAACGTGTTCCAGTTGCTAAGGATGACTCGGTGCGACTGTAGCCGATCGCTGGTCAAACGTTGTGGTTGTTCTTCGATGGTGACATCGAACCGACCGTCGGCTTCCAAGATGGCTTTCAGCTTCGGTGTGGTCGTTTTCCAGTCGTGGTTGTTGCGTCCGCTGATCAGCAACACACGGATCGAATTGTTGTCGGGCGAGTCCGCGTGGGCGCCCGCGGCCAAGGACGCCAGCAAGCACAAGAGGATTGGCAGAGAGTGGATCGGGGGCATGGTGACGATTTGCCGTTGCCGTCGATTGGGATTTTCTGAACGCGCGGTTTTGATCGACGGCTGTAATCAACGTCGGCGTGATGACGTAGCATTTTAACGGTCGGATCCGCGCGTTAGAGTGCGATTTGTTTCACTGAAAGAAATTGAACTGATGGTTCGGCCTGATGAGTCCGCGGATACCGATCTACAAAATTCAGGATGCGACCTATCGTGCGGATTCCTGTCGGCGATTGATGGAGGCTGCCGAAGCCGGTCAGATTCAGTTGGATGCCGTGGTGCATGGGCATTATCCCGGTCGTCGATTACCCAAAAACGCGCTGCCGGGCTTGAAGGCGTTGGGATATTGGGACGCCGCGCGTCCGCA is from Crateriforma conspicua and encodes:
- a CDS encoding Gfo/Idh/MocA family protein → MKSQKVLTKQNTSPTRRDFLKASTAITAATAAAPYVITSTALGDTNTPPASDRITVGHIGVGGRGRGILNGIRSVPDAQSVAVSDCYRDRRDMIAKVIGGESYQDFRDLLARDDIDAVVVATPDHWHVPIAIMAAQAGKSAYVEKPLGLSIDQVLACQKVFNEQGVVFQYGTQQRSLAHCRQGCEQVRRGAIGKIQSIEVVCPNGGAGGITEGSDVPDGLDYEMWIGPAPMTSYTVDRCKPPGSYWIYDQSIGYLAGWGAHPLDIMVWGCDADPSGPIVVEGTGEIPSDGLYDCVYNWDMKIQLGDIPVTFRPGADSTKFIGEDGWIDVARAKDRNAASDPGLLTQSLAPEHNQLVVSNHHQANFIQAVKNDDPNAAVSNLNDAVRSDIISHLCDIAVRTGEKITWDPKAQKLVNPSQRAAAMLSRAMRRGPWTLPTGDA
- a CDS encoding sugar phosphate isomerase/epimerase family protein; translation: MKIGVFLLIEPFASVEVQLQRAKAMGFDCADITDTNAGGSMLGTAGFSPTISLDDNPFEVKRLFEKYDIVPSTVCAHAGLLEPSNPGIYGTSEIIKAVQFAAAIGIKDVVTTDMDPRSDWAKSLSYAEQVFVVAEKLYTPLKMAGDYGVRVLLEPHGPITDSIQGLQDVMDRLGNPDALGINLDTGNSWLGGADPVAMAKTFQDKIYHVHWKDLEAQWEPKRGEMFGCGFSTIALGDGVIDIRGVCDALKDASIESSTLEIIGDENILQRSVDYLRQCGIAD
- a CDS encoding ThuA domain-containing protein, with the protein product MPPIHSLPILLCLLASLAAGAHADSPDNNSIRVLLISGRNNHDWKTTTPKLKAILEADGRFDVTIEEQPQRLTSDRLQSHRVILSNWNTFGRGDKATGDWPPQTRKAYLDFVRNGGGHVVVHAGSSSFADWPEYQQLTLATWQAGQTGHGPPHEFVVRIDASDHPITTGMDDFPIHDELWHRSGIQDGVTVLASAYSDPRIRGSGEFEPVALADTFGSGHSFTLLLGHAAKQMDTPGFGTLLRRGTYWAATGKAMPNGSLNDPFPSPPLRP